The DNA segment CCAGCAATGCGCGAAAGCGCTTTGGCCGCCAGATATGGCGCATCAGGGCCGCCTTGCGCCGCTCCGAAGTCTGCAACCCCGCCACGGCGGCTTTCAGAATACCGATATCGCCGGTCATCGGGCGCAGGTCATACGCCCCCAGCAAACGCGCAAACAGCGCAAAGACTTCGGCATCCGCGCGCGCAGGATCATTGCGGGCAAACACCTCATAGCCGACTTGCAAATATTCGCGCGCCCGACCGCCCGCGCGCTCTTGCTTGCGAAACACCGGCCCCGAATAGCAGTAGCGCGCGGGTTCCGCGCCACCTTTCATATGCGCCTGCACAACCGGCACCGTGAAATCAGGCCGCAACATCATCTCGCCAAGCGCGGGATCATGGGTCACATAGGCGCGCGCGCGGATATCCTCGCCGTAGAGATCAAGCAGCGTTTCAGCGGGTTGCAGGATGTCCGCCGCCACAGGCAGCGCGCCCGCGCCCTGCATTCCGGCCAGCAACTCGGCGGCAATCGCCTCGGCCCGTGTCATCCGTGCCGCCCCATAATCTCGCGCACTGTGGCCACCAAATCGGCGCGCGGCACTTCGACCTGCGCGGGCTGGGATTTCCATTCTTCAAGCGTGGCATCAACGGCCAGTTTCGCGCCAAGGATCAGGTCTTTCACCTGCACCACATCGCGCGCGGCCTCATCCTCACCTTGAATGATGGCAACAGGACTTTGGCGTTTATCGGCGTATTTCAACTGGTTGCCGAAATTCTTGGGGTTGCCCAGATACATCTCGGCGCGAATGCCAGCGGTGCGCAACTCATTCACCATGCCCATGTAATCGGCCATGCGCGCGCGGTCCATGACGGTCACGACCACCGGCCCCTGTGCCGCATCCTCCAGCCGCCCCTTGGCGGCAAGGGCGGCCAACAAACGGTCCACCCCGATACTGACGCCCGTTGCAGGCACAGCCTGACCTGTGAAGCGCTTGACCAGATCATCATAGCGCCCGCCCCCTGCGACAGAGCCAAACTGGCGCGGGCGGCCTTTTTCATCAAGAATTTCAAAGGTCAGTTCGGCCTCGAAGACCGGACCAGTGTAATAGCCGAGGCCACGCACGACCGAAGGGTCGATGATGATGCGGTCAGGGCCATAGCCTTGGGCGGTAAGGAGTGTGATAATTTCGGTTAACTCACTTGTGCCCTGCTTTCCTTCTGATGACTCGCCTACGATTTCTCGAAGGGTGCTAAGAGCCGCATGATTCCAATAATGGTTTGCGGGGGACGGACTTTCGTTAGGAGCACGCAAGAGAGCAGCGAACAAACGAGAGAATTCCTCTGCTACACCCTGCCCACCGATAACATTAATCGGAGAACCATCATCCTTAGTATTGCTAACAAAATCTCTTATTTGCTTGCTGCGGGCCATCGCTTCCTGAGGGGCGTTCAAAAATGCCATCAAAGGCGCGATCTGTTCGTCACCCAGCCCCGCCCCCTTCGTGAAATCCCCGCTCTCATCCTTGCGCCCCTCACCCAGCAGCGCGCGTACGCCCTCAACTCCCAGCCGGTCCAGCTTGTCGATGGCGCGTAGCACGATCCCGCGCTCATGCTCGAACTTGGTCGGTTCCGCAGGGTCCAGTATCCCCGCAACCTCCATCACCCCGTTCAGCACCTTGCGATTGTTCACACGGATCACATAATCCCCGCGCGGAATTCCGACCTCTTCCAAAGCATCCGCCAGCATCGCGCAAATCTCGGCATCCGCCGCCACCGATGCCGCCCCGACTGTATCCGCATCGCACTGATAAAACTGCCGGAACCGCCCCGGACCGGGCTTTTCATTGCGCCAGACCGGCCCCATCGCATAGCGGCGGTAGGGGGTCGGCAGGTCGTTGCGATACTGCGCCGCCACCCGCGCCAAAGGGGCCGTCAAATCGTAGCGCAGCGCCAGCCAGTCGCTGTCTTCCTCCCATGCGAACACGCCTTCATTGGGGCGGTCCACATCGGGCAGGAACTTGCCCAGCGCCTCGACCGTCTCCACGGCGGATGTTTCCAGCGCATCAAATCCGTAGCGATGATACACCGCCGCAATCCGGTCCAGCATGGCCTTGCGCGCGGTCACTTCCGCGCCGAAATAATCGCGAAAGCCCTTGGGCGTCTCGGCCTTGGGGCGTCTGGGGCCCTTGTTTTTCGCCATCAGCGCGCACTCCTTGGCAACGGGTCGGCTTGGCCTTAGCCCAAGGGGGCGCAAGGGGCAAGAGCGCGGACCACCGCGCAGGAGCAGGACATGCACGCAGCCCGCACCCGCCCGCAGCATATTGCGGCATTTTCCTGCCAAGCCACCAGATAAAGCTTATCCACAGCCCACCCACAGGGTTATACAATTTGCCAGTTCCCCCCGAATCCTGCTATCACATCCCCAATCAAAGGCAGAGACAGGCAGGTGAGACAATGAACGAGATCACAGCGATCCGGTCGCAAGATGATGGCACAGCCAATGTAATGCCCCATAATATCGAGGCAGAGCAGCAGCTTCTGGGCGCGATCCTTGTCAACAATGATGTCTATGACCGCATTTCCTCGCTGGTGAAGCCCGAACATTTCCACGACCCTGTCCACCAGCGCATTTTCGAGATTGCCAGTGCGCGTATCCGCAAGAATGCGCTCGCCTCTCCGGTAACGCTCAAGGCCTTCATGGAAG comes from the Roseinatronobacter monicus genome and includes:
- the hisS gene encoding histidine--tRNA ligase produces the protein MAKNKGPRRPKAETPKGFRDYFGAEVTARKAMLDRIAAVYHRYGFDALETSAVETVEALGKFLPDVDRPNEGVFAWEEDSDWLALRYDLTAPLARVAAQYRNDLPTPYRRYAMGPVWRNEKPGPGRFRQFYQCDADTVGAASVAADAEICAMLADALEEVGIPRGDYVIRVNNRKVLNGVMEVAGILDPAEPTKFEHERGIVLRAIDKLDRLGVEGVRALLGEGRKDESGDFTKGAGLGDEQIAPLMAFLNAPQEAMARSKQIRDFVSNTKDDGSPINVIGGQGVAEEFSRLFAALLRAPNESPSPANHYWNHAALSTLREIVGESSEGKQGTSELTEIITLLTAQGYGPDRIIIDPSVVRGLGYYTGPVFEAELTFEILDEKGRPRQFGSVAGGGRYDDLVKRFTGQAVPATGVSIGVDRLLAALAAKGRLEDAAQGPVVVTVMDRARMADYMGMVNELRTAGIRAEMYLGNPKNFGNQLKYADKRQSPVAIIQGEDEAARDVVQVKDLILGAKLAVDATLEEWKSQPAQVEVPRADLVATVREIMGRHG